The following coding sequences lie in one Thermotoga sp. Mc24 genomic window:
- a CDS encoding DUF438 domain-containing protein, protein MEREKVELFKEVLKKLHEGENVESLKKQFGELLSQIPPFEIPVIEQELIKSGEIDVRDIIKMCDLHVEFFRGAVSEAGREIEKLPNGHPLRTLYEENKQILKDAEALSLLASSTFSLPKDDPRRKQFYEKLVQHVSGLHRIGLTHYTREEMLIFPYIERRGITAVPTVLWSKHDEIRLKIRLLLNLLKKEESDERLKEEALELSRMLSDMVFRENNILYPTLKVLFSEGEWKAIKLLEKDIGYYKIEVTDEWETSAEPVLPHQMDPTVSPETYEKLPDEIKRVAGMLTPDTEYSLVRDNDMEIESGYLSLEELNAIFKTLPFDITFVDKHGRVRFFSGGHRIFHRAPTVLGRPVQFCHPPRSVHIVNKILKAFKEGRKEPAEFWINMGDRKIHIRYFPVLDKEGNYLGTLEVVQDITRIKELEGEKRLLDWKD, encoded by the coding sequence ATGGAAAGAGAAAAAGTGGAACTTTTTAAGGAAGTGCTGAAAAAACTCCACGAAGGTGAGAACGTGGAATCTTTGAAAAAACAATTCGGAGAACTGCTCTCGCAGATTCCACCGTTCGAGATACCCGTCATCGAGCAGGAATTGATAAAAAGCGGTGAGATAGACGTAAGAGACATCATCAAGATGTGCGATCTTCATGTTGAGTTCTTCAGGGGAGCCGTGTCAGAAGCCGGCAGAGAAATAGAAAAGCTCCCGAATGGACACCCGCTAAGGACGCTCTACGAGGAGAACAAACAGATACTAAAAGATGCGGAAGCTTTGAGTTTGCTTGCTTCCAGCACGTTCTCTCTTCCAAAAGACGATCCTCGCAGGAAACAGTTCTACGAAAAACTCGTGCAGCACGTCTCAGGGCTTCACAGAATAGGTCTCACCCATTACACGAGGGAAGAGATGCTGATATTCCCATACATCGAGAGAAGAGGTATCACAGCCGTTCCAACAGTCCTCTGGTCCAAACACGACGAGATCAGATTGAAGATAAGACTCCTTCTCAATCTTTTGAAGAAAGAAGAATCTGATGAACGGCTGAAAGAAGAAGCCCTGGAACTTTCAAGGATGCTCTCAGACATGGTCTTCAGAGAAAACAACATACTCTATCCGACACTGAAGGTTCTTTTCTCTGAAGGTGAGTGGAAAGCGATAAAGCTGCTGGAGAAAGACATAGGATACTACAAGATTGAAGTGACAGACGAGTGGGAAACTTCAGCGGAGCCTGTTCTTCCACACCAGATGGATCCAACCGTTTCCCCTGAAACTTACGAGAAACTTCCCGATGAGATCAAAAGGGTTGCCGGAATGCTCACTCCAGACACCGAATACTCGTTGGTTCGAGACAACGATATGGAAATAGAAAGTGGTTATCTGTCTTTGGAAGAACTGAACGCTATTTTCAAAACGTTGCCGTTCGATATAACCTTTGTGGATAAACACGGAAGAGTACGTTTCTTCTCTGGAGGTCACAGGATCTTCCACAGAGCTCCCACCGTTCTTGGAAGACCGGTCCAGTTCTGTCATCCCCCAAGGAGCGTTCATATCGTGAACAAAATTCTCAAGGCTTTCAAAGAGGGAAGAAAAGAACCTGCGGAGTTCTGGATCAACATGGGTGACAGAAAGATCCACATACGATACTTCCCGGTCCTGGACAAAGAGGGAAACTATTTGGGAACACTGGAAGTGGTGCAGGACATCACAAGGATAAAAGAACTCGAAGGAGAAAAAAGGCTCCTCGACTGGAAAGACTGA
- a CDS encoding ArsR/SmtB family transcription factor, translating into MKLHELFHILSNETRLKILTLLLEEEMCVCQILANIGTTQPNISQHLHVLRNHGIVKSRREDSFVYYSIDERFIEEYPFLFTILERARKEYDVKTVNSCSLPNLSNKE; encoded by the coding sequence ATGAAGCTTCATGAGTTGTTCCATATCCTTTCAAACGAAACCAGGCTGAAGATTTTAACTCTTCTTCTGGAGGAAGAGATGTGCGTTTGTCAGATACTGGCAAATATAGGAACAACTCAGCCGAACATTTCACAGCATCTCCATGTTCTCAGAAACCACGGCATTGTCAAATCTCGCAGAGAAGATTCCTTCGTTTACTATTCGATCGATGAAAGATTCATCGAAGAATATCCGTTCCTTTTCACTATTCTCGAACGTGCGAGAAAGGAATATGATGTTAAGACCGTTAACTCCTGTTCTTTACCAAATCTATCAAATAAGGAGTGA
- a CDS encoding permease, with product MATFILIALIFVAFYFVPFGHPIVDQSILNGFYLLHEYAREHVLLCLVPAFFIAGTISVMLKKDAVLKLLGPNARRIISYPVAAISGGILAVCSCTILPLFGGIYRKGAGIGPATTFLFAGPAINIAAIFLTARVLGWDLGLARLIATITAAVLIGLIMEMIYQERGEGGLAFTSDDDQYGVRGIIFFLIQLGFLVTSSLGINQTFKYSLMTVLGLSALFMALFGFKRDTVQNWLYETWDFAKKILPYLFIGVFFAGVLTRLLPQQVVTALLGSNGFLSNLVASVIGALMYFATLTEVPIVQALRELGMAKGPTLALLMAGNSLSLPSMIVITKLLGRKKAFTYFGLVVIFSTLFGLIYGAI from the coding sequence TTGGCGACCTTCATCCTGATCGCACTGATCTTTGTGGCTTTCTATTTCGTTCCGTTCGGGCATCCAATTGTTGATCAGAGTATCCTGAACGGGTTCTATTTGCTCCACGAATACGCACGTGAACATGTTCTCCTGTGTCTTGTTCCCGCGTTCTTCATCGCGGGAACGATATCGGTGATGCTCAAAAAGGACGCCGTTTTGAAACTCCTTGGCCCAAACGCTAGAAGGATCATTTCTTATCCTGTTGCTGCGATTTCCGGTGGTATTTTGGCCGTCTGTTCCTGCACCATTCTTCCGCTCTTTGGAGGGATCTACAGAAAAGGTGCGGGTATAGGCCCTGCAACCACTTTCTTGTTTGCTGGGCCTGCCATAAACATCGCAGCGATATTTCTGACAGCACGAGTTCTCGGATGGGATTTGGGACTTGCCCGTCTCATCGCAACGATAACAGCGGCTGTCCTCATAGGTTTGATCATGGAAATGATCTATCAGGAAAGGGGAGAAGGTGGACTCGCGTTCACCTCCGATGACGATCAGTACGGTGTAAGAGGAATAATATTCTTCTTGATACAGCTTGGATTTCTGGTAACGAGTTCTCTTGGTATCAACCAGACCTTCAAATATTCCCTAATGACAGTACTTGGGCTTTCTGCACTCTTCATGGCTTTGTTTGGTTTCAAAAGGGACACCGTTCAAAACTGGCTGTACGAAACCTGGGATTTTGCAAAGAAGATACTGCCGTATCTCTTCATCGGTGTGTTTTTCGCGGGTGTTTTGACCAGGCTTTTGCCACAGCAGGTGGTAACGGCGCTTCTTGGAAGCAACGGCTTTTTATCCAATCTCGTAGCGTCCGTCATAGGTGCTCTCATGTACTTTGCCACTCTTACGGAGGTTCCAATAGTTCAAGCTCTGCGAGAACTTGGAATGGCAAAGGGACCGACTCTTGCGCTTCTCATGGCCGGTAATTCCCTCAGCCTTCCGAGCATGATCGTTATCACAAAACTCCTTGGAAGGAAAAAGGCCTTCACCTACTTTGGTCTTGTGGTCATCTTTTCGACTCTGTTTGGACTGATATACGGAGCGATTTAA
- a CDS encoding thioredoxin family protein — translation MAKKVEILGKGCPRCKQTEKIVRMAIEELGIDAVVEKVQDIDEIISRGVVATPAVAVDGKVVISGRIPSLDEVKKVLQQA, via the coding sequence ATGGCAAAGAAAGTGGAGATACTTGGGAAAGGGTGTCCGAGGTGCAAACAGACAGAAAAAATCGTGAGAATGGCAATCGAAGAACTGGGAATCGATGCGGTCGTTGAAAAGGTTCAGGACATAGACGAGATCATCTCAAGAGGTGTCGTGGCAACTCCTGCGGTAGCGGTGGACGGAAAAGTTGTCATCTCTGGCAGAATTCCATCTTTGGATGAAGTCAAAAAGGTACTTCAGCAGGCTTAA
- a CDS encoding DUF262 domain-containing protein — protein MNNLLFKKVDYSVGGLLESIDSGEIGLPDIQRPFVWDTTRVRDLFDSMYRGYPIGTLLFWENGFPGEHRTIGIGTKQKVPRLLVVDGQQRLTALYSVMKGVPIVDKNFQQRRLRIAFNPMEEKFEVTNTSIERDPTWISDISILWQKGFAPYDFISSFMKRLEERRGLTEEERQRIPQSIQKLVNLVNYPMTALEISASATEEQVSEIFVRINSRGRTLNQADFILTLMSVFWDEGRKQLEEFCRQAKHPPSDNRPSPYNPYFKPQPDQLLRIDVVLAFRRARLEHVYSILRGKDLQTGEFSPERRDAQFALLKKHRMMSSAYKTGTTF, from the coding sequence GTGAACAATCTTTTGTTTAAGAAAGTAGATTACAGTGTGGGTGGACTGCTGGAGAGCATCGATAGCGGTGAAATAGGCCTTCCTGATATTCAACGGCCCTTTGTCTGGGATACAACCCGTGTGCGTGATCTGTTTGATTCTATGTACCGTGGTTATCCCATAGGAACTCTTCTTTTCTGGGAAAATGGTTTTCCAGGTGAACACCGTACTATTGGGATAGGTACCAAGCAAAAAGTGCCTCGCCTGCTCGTTGTGGATGGTCAACAGCGACTCACTGCCCTTTACTCCGTGATGAAGGGAGTTCCCATCGTAGATAAGAACTTTCAACAGCGGCGCTTGAGAATAGCCTTTAATCCGATGGAGGAAAAATTCGAGGTCACCAATACATCCATTGAGCGCGATCCTACCTGGATATCTGATATCAGCATCCTGTGGCAGAAAGGTTTCGCGCCGTACGATTTCATCTCCAGTTTCATGAAGAGATTGGAAGAACGGCGTGGTCTAACCGAAGAGGAACGACAGCGAATTCCTCAATCCATTCAAAAGCTGGTCAACCTCGTCAATTATCCGATGACCGCTCTGGAAATTTCCGCCAGCGCCACAGAAGAACAGGTTTCTGAGATATTTGTTCGTATAAACAGCAGAGGTCGTACACTCAATCAGGCCGATTTCATCTTGACGTTGATGTCAGTTTTCTGGGATGAAGGGCGCAAACAACTGGAAGAGTTCTGCCGGCAGGCCAAGCATCCTCCTTCGGATAATCGTCCTTCACCTTACAACCCATACTTCAAACCCCAGCCGGATCAACTATTGAGAATCGATGTGGTACTGGCTTTTCGTCGTGCCCGGCTGGAACACGTGTATTCCATTCTACGGGGCAAGGACCTTCAAACTGGTGAATTCTCACCGGAACGTCGCGATGCCCAGTTCGCTCTCCTGAAAAAGCACAGGATGATGTCCTCAGCTTACAAAACTGGCACGACTTTTTGA
- a CDS encoding helicase-related protein, translated as MERLPEVILRKVTLSNPALFYSSLTSPSNRRRIEAFKHQFQTLCHAMLSRPVRILIADEIGLGKTIQALAIARYLELQGEAKKILILVPKILREQWKQEIRRLGGKPVVITNGSEVERKLLRKATFNNAAEYFVVSIDLAKSQNHSEKFSAIDWDLLIVDEVHNVTYNTQRYNFLKSLIEKSKEDLNIVFLSATPHRGNPKDYIERLRLLDPTLTADWNALDSEKFYRRTHGVLVFRRTKKVVNDLEKREIFKKCDFNAVIVDITEEEKRFFEELDEVLFEMVKDVHMNSPVALLAVLLRKRAASSYESALKTINNIIKNQYSGASGEDVLEDQIKQIFGLGYDEMELEENSEIDDLISSIINSVAKRYPLDKGQINALEKILKIGKTIGKNDSKLKTLAEVLAYHLKKNEKVIVFTEFKDTLEYLRNNLPTLLEQEGIHLSEEKDISVLHGGMKSEEIEKQVEKFANDGKLLISTDVASEGLNLQVANILINYEIPWSPIKLEQRVGRIWRLNQTKETIAYTLLLNHEADLQILESLYQKILNITDAVGTGPNVGKPVFGTRTLSGNFEYRLENVQDEETSDSPVSEFELMLSAIKRRNLDEQTKRIISTLKSLRTKIEEVVPLNTCNEIQEELNSVLLPDDMESEIVFEKLKKYISVFENSFINSIGSYLFKILTDRIHEPLLNEKCLKIAVKNESKEYRLFQVEVIDRGRKIYEYPVLIEIGGNVSPQLYRGTSLLEKLADVFSKEWFVIEWANPKEKMDIQTAKLIDRSAKDLQSIMNKHTDYDTELNESFMKTGSLFINLDTKSSEILRVEGVSDREFSIFKLFHPSILEILGLPPDSFDLPSNDYERWMERGFVPLEDILESERKAMEIVMNIEKKRLIEKYGESSDWKVEDVSLKEHYDIKVSEPEGEKYIEVKGHKPLWLSAELTAAEHRFANDNRDRYWIYIVSNLGGKKPVILKIFSPFDDEKRRIYLVHENKDIDITEIFGSTIKTKQRYVISLGQKIYRRR; from the coding sequence TTGGAAAGGTTACCTGAGGTCATACTCAGAAAAGTTACACTGAGCAATCCCGCTCTCTTTTATTCCTCGCTGACTTCTCCCTCGAACAGAAGGAGAATAGAAGCTTTCAAGCATCAGTTTCAGACGCTCTGTCATGCCATGCTTTCAAGGCCTGTGAGAATTCTAATAGCCGATGAGATAGGCCTCGGAAAAACCATCCAGGCTCTTGCAATAGCGAGATATTTAGAGCTTCAAGGTGAAGCAAAAAAGATTCTGATCCTCGTTCCCAAGATCCTCAGAGAGCAGTGGAAACAGGAGATAAGAAGATTGGGAGGAAAACCGGTTGTCATAACGAATGGAAGCGAAGTGGAAAGAAAACTTCTCAGAAAGGCTACTTTTAATAATGCTGCCGAGTATTTTGTGGTGTCAATCGATCTGGCAAAGAGTCAAAACCATTCAGAAAAGTTCTCGGCGATAGATTGGGATCTTCTAATCGTTGACGAGGTTCATAATGTAACTTACAACACACAGAGATACAACTTTTTGAAGAGTCTGATCGAAAAATCAAAAGAGGACCTCAACATCGTATTTCTCTCCGCAACACCGCACAGAGGTAATCCGAAAGACTATATAGAAAGGCTCAGACTCCTTGATCCAACACTGACAGCCGATTGGAACGCTCTGGACAGCGAGAAGTTCTACAGAAGAACTCACGGGGTTCTGGTTTTTCGTCGAACAAAAAAGGTTGTCAACGATCTGGAGAAGAGAGAGATCTTCAAAAAGTGCGATTTCAACGCTGTGATAGTTGATATTACCGAAGAAGAAAAACGTTTCTTTGAGGAACTGGATGAAGTGCTCTTTGAAATGGTCAAGGATGTTCATATGAACTCTCCTGTTGCTCTTCTTGCTGTACTTTTGAGAAAAAGAGCGGCTTCGAGTTACGAATCCGCTTTGAAAACTATAAACAACATCATCAAAAATCAGTATTCCGGGGCTTCAGGTGAAGACGTGCTGGAAGATCAGATCAAGCAGATATTCGGCCTCGGGTACGATGAGATGGAACTGGAAGAAAATTCAGAAATAGACGATCTGATCAGTAGCATAATAAACAGCGTGGCCAAAAGATACCCTCTTGATAAAGGACAGATTAACGCGTTAGAAAAGATCCTGAAGATTGGAAAGACCATCGGAAAAAACGACAGCAAGTTGAAAACTCTTGCCGAAGTTCTCGCATATCACCTGAAGAAAAACGAAAAGGTGATCGTATTTACAGAATTCAAGGACACACTGGAATACCTTAGGAACAATCTTCCAACACTCCTCGAACAAGAAGGTATTCACCTTTCTGAGGAAAAGGATATATCTGTACTTCATGGCGGAATGAAAAGCGAAGAAATAGAAAAACAGGTGGAGAAATTTGCAAACGATGGAAAACTACTGATCTCAACCGATGTGGCATCCGAGGGATTGAACCTGCAGGTGGCAAACATCCTGATCAATTACGAAATCCCTTGGAGTCCGATAAAGCTCGAACAGAGGGTGGGAAGAATCTGGAGACTGAATCAGACAAAAGAAACGATCGCTTACACCCTTCTTCTCAACCACGAGGCAGATCTTCAGATACTGGAAAGCCTTTATCAGAAGATCCTGAACATAACTGATGCTGTTGGAACTGGGCCGAACGTTGGTAAGCCAGTTTTTGGAACGAGAACGCTCAGTGGAAATTTCGAGTATCGGCTGGAGAACGTTCAGGACGAGGAAACTTCGGATTCTCCTGTGTCCGAGTTCGAACTGATGCTCTCTGCCATCAAAAGGAGGAATTTAGATGAACAGACAAAACGTATAATCAGCACTTTGAAATCTCTCAGAACGAAGATCGAAGAAGTCGTTCCTTTGAACACCTGTAATGAAATTCAAGAAGAACTGAACAGTGTTCTTTTACCTGACGATATGGAATCGGAGATCGTTTTCGAGAAACTTAAAAAGTACATATCAGTTTTTGAAAATAGTTTTATCAATAGTATAGGTTCATACCTTTTTAAAATTCTGACAGATAGAATACATGAACCACTTCTGAACGAGAAGTGTTTAAAAATAGCCGTTAAAAATGAGTCAAAAGAATACAGACTTTTCCAGGTGGAAGTCATCGATCGAGGAAGAAAGATATACGAGTATCCTGTACTAATTGAAATCGGTGGAAACGTTTCACCTCAGCTCTACCGTGGTACTTCTCTTTTGGAAAAGCTGGCAGATGTGTTTTCAAAAGAATGGTTCGTTATTGAATGGGCAAATCCAAAAGAGAAGATGGATATTCAAACCGCGAAATTGATAGATCGGAGTGCCAAAGATTTACAAAGCATCATGAATAAACACACAGATTATGACACTGAACTGAATGAATCTTTTATGAAAACAGGCTCACTGTTCATAAATCTGGACACGAAGTCATCTGAGATTTTGAGAGTTGAGGGTGTATCCGACAGGGAATTTTCCATTTTTAAACTATTTCATCCTTCCATTCTTGAAATCCTCGGCCTTCCTCCAGACAGCTTTGATCTTCCATCGAACGACTATGAAAGATGGATGGAAAGAGGTTTCGTTCCACTCGAAGATATTCTTGAAAGTGAAAGAAAAGCCATGGAAATTGTTATGAACATAGAAAAGAAGCGTCTAATTGAAAAGTATGGGGAAAGCTCTGACTGGAAGGTAGAGGATGTTTCTTTGAAGGAACACTACGATATAAAAGTCTCTGAACCAGAAGGTGAGAAGTACATAGAAGTCAAGGGACACAAACCCTTGTGGCTGTCCGCTGAGTTGACCGCGGCTGAGCACAGATTCGCAAATGACAATCGGGATAGATACTGGATCTACATAGTTTCCAACCTTGGAGGTAAAAAGCCCGTAATTTTAAAGATCTTCAGCCCGTTCGATGATGAAAAAAGAAGAATATACCTGGTTCACGAGAATAAAGACATTGATATCACCGAAATATTTGGATCGACAATAAAAACAAAACAACGATACGTCATTTCACTCGGACAGAAAATATACCGCAGGAGGTGA
- a CDS encoding ATP-binding protein translates to MKFGPYEVWEDVLDESFDSQVAPELGDVYTGEAPEIYRDPKEFFKRTYFTDATVEILKRILDTFEGKERRNIFLIYSLFGGGKTHLLLTLYHAFKTPEALEDPEVLEGYIPEKRETIRELAERIKLLGESVKVVPVYGKGRVGQPSIPLDVGPYSVKTIWGYIAHSLGKYSIVEKNDKNLTVPDIETLRDLFRGEKVLLLIDEIADYVDNLYNSGAEEDRRYAKNVDNFIDRLSTALSSSTSSMVITLPMTEEGGNLRTQEEYNHSVVRALWDAVRRVGGADSYTPVRTVGINDELVEVLKKRIFKRVDPDIRRRTLERIRSENNDVEIFGHGGFTHEIPRTYPFHPEYIQILRTIIEKTDLQRTRDMIRITRIVVRNLIDRYEKEGFAPAIILPIHIDLTNDRIRGMLFGEKSKFADYASIIDAELVNDEKYRAFRHPELARMILTYIFLRTYPFDAPTPLNDFPTLTTISRAIYDPETFSKKQWIPADIKDTVEEIESHPHFVFLNRKDGVFWFWRVANVTKMVDSKTEELIESSYGEIWNQLVRYVDQLVREKRSIAARGKGSTVEEHVRFFEQVIVSKEPQELMDNEMYKLFVLVSEDVDEKLLKGIMFQIGSGSRTYKNTVVVCYPIPGTMKHLIMTTARDMACQRVMDTVKEMYGKYGEDVVKIQLNQLRDIRNRALEDLENQIVGSFRKVAYPVKDGIDTADAPASSKSVVENVYSALKGRGKIVEEFDFIEFANWLKENIGLNILKPEGYYVSELRKIICSNPSAPMVDFENLKKSIKEAVRKLKIGLERKGKILFKKVYSEIPDFAQESGVEISKVEPDDIILPANEALRRQVCELLKQEKDEIRDGKRYRVWYEIYLPSSEFSELLKNLVTVENEECQIGDEEAVMYGLILEKKEEVEIKKGEFDLEVARRSVEGKPGEKVEIPVRITAFGDAEIELSSEYGELSYQNVFLREGESLEILWNMTIPSEKKVVKIEAKSEEKMIPKEIVLVPKVESSVLETNTLDETHKGMFLVSVKSIRDLDTLKSLPEDFEGVVSGRLETEKPEWKVQFSETDRKTFEYIAGELEDFLGTKALLDVNFRLSEPQMINDLIFEKLKPLNGKVSFILKKGDQK, encoded by the coding sequence ATGAAATTCGGTCCTTACGAAGTTTGGGAGGACGTTCTGGATGAGAGTTTTGATTCTCAAGTTGCGCCGGAATTAGGGGATGTGTACACCGGTGAAGCGCCGGAGATATACAGAGATCCGAAGGAGTTTTTCAAAAGGACGTATTTCACCGATGCAACGGTGGAGATATTGAAAAGAATCCTTGATACATTCGAGGGAAAAGAGAGAAGAAACATATTTCTGATCTACTCTCTCTTCGGTGGTGGAAAGACGCATCTGCTCCTCACCCTGTATCACGCCTTCAAAACACCTGAAGCTCTGGAAGACCCAGAGGTCCTCGAGGGATACATTCCCGAAAAAAGAGAAACCATAAGAGAACTGGCAGAGAGGATAAAGCTCCTTGGAGAAAGCGTAAAGGTCGTTCCCGTGTATGGTAAGGGAAGGGTAGGTCAGCCAAGTATTCCTCTGGACGTGGGCCCCTACAGTGTGAAGACGATCTGGGGGTACATAGCACATTCCCTTGGAAAGTACTCCATCGTCGAGAAAAACGATAAAAATCTCACGGTGCCGGACATTGAAACTCTGAGGGATTTATTCAGAGGCGAAAAAGTACTGCTTTTGATCGACGAAATTGCGGATTACGTTGACAACCTTTACAACTCTGGAGCGGAAGAGGACCGCCGTTACGCAAAAAACGTGGACAACTTCATCGACAGGCTCTCCACGGCTCTTTCAAGCTCTACGAGTTCTATGGTGATCACACTTCCCATGACAGAGGAAGGAGGCAATCTGAGGACTCAGGAAGAATACAACCACAGTGTTGTAAGGGCTCTGTGGGATGCTGTCAGAAGAGTTGGTGGGGCTGATTCTTACACACCTGTGAGAACCGTTGGCATAAACGACGAACTCGTCGAGGTCTTGAAAAAGAGGATATTCAAGCGTGTGGATCCCGATATCCGAAGAAGAACACTGGAAAGAATAAGATCTGAAAATAACGATGTGGAAATCTTCGGTCACGGAGGATTCACTCATGAAATACCCAGAACCTATCCGTTCCATCCCGAATACATACAGATTCTGAGAACGATCATAGAAAAGACGGATCTTCAGAGAACGAGGGACATGATCAGAATAACCAGAATCGTTGTGAGAAACCTGATCGATCGCTACGAGAAAGAGGGATTTGCACCTGCTATCATACTTCCTATTCACATCGATCTTACAAATGACAGAATAAGGGGAATGCTCTTTGGAGAAAAGTCGAAGTTCGCTGATTACGCTTCGATTATAGATGCTGAACTGGTCAACGATGAGAAGTACAGAGCTTTCAGACATCCAGAGCTTGCAAGGATGATTCTCACTTACATCTTTTTGAGAACATATCCATTCGATGCACCGACTCCTCTAAATGATTTCCCAACGCTGACCACCATATCGAGAGCGATCTACGACCCAGAAACTTTCTCCAAAAAACAGTGGATTCCCGCTGATATAAAAGACACCGTCGAAGAGATAGAATCCCATCCACACTTCGTCTTTCTGAACAGAAAAGACGGTGTTTTCTGGTTCTGGAGAGTTGCCAACGTGACAAAGATGGTTGACAGCAAAACTGAGGAGCTCATCGAAAGCAGCTATGGTGAGATCTGGAACCAGCTTGTCCGATATGTGGACCAGTTAGTGAGGGAAAAAAGGAGTATCGCAGCAAGAGGTAAGGGATCCACTGTAGAAGAACACGTGAGGTTCTTCGAACAGGTGATCGTTAGCAAAGAACCACAGGAACTTATGGACAATGAAATGTACAAGCTCTTCGTACTGGTGAGTGAGGATGTCGATGAGAAATTACTGAAAGGCATTATGTTCCAGATCGGTTCTGGAAGCAGAACTTACAAGAACACTGTGGTTGTCTGTTATCCCATTCCGGGAACGATGAAACATCTGATAATGACGACGGCAAGAGATATGGCATGCCAGAGGGTGATGGACACGGTAAAAGAGATGTATGGAAAGTATGGAGAAGACGTGGTGAAAATACAGCTGAACCAGCTCAGAGATATAAGAAACAGGGCCCTTGAAGACCTTGAGAATCAAATTGTGGGCTCTTTCAGAAAAGTAGCTTACCCGGTTAAAGATGGTATAGACACCGCTGACGCTCCTGCCAGCTCGAAATCTGTTGTCGAAAACGTGTATTCTGCTCTGAAAGGCAGAGGAAAGATCGTAGAGGAATTCGATTTCATCGAATTCGCTAACTGGTTGAAAGAAAACATCGGCCTCAATATTCTGAAACCAGAAGGATACTACGTGTCAGAACTGAGAAAAATCATCTGTTCGAATCCCTCTGCACCCATGGTGGACTTTGAGAATCTCAAGAAGTCGATAAAGGAGGCTGTTCGAAAGCTCAAGATCGGCCTTGAAAGAAAAGGAAAGATACTATTCAAAAAGGTCTATTCGGAGATTCCCGACTTTGCACAAGAAAGCGGCGTGGAGATCTCCAAAGTTGAGCCCGATGACATAATTCTGCCAGCTAATGAAGCTCTCAGAAGACAAGTCTGCGAGCTTTTGAAACAGGAAAAGGATGAGATTAGGGATGGAAAAAGATATCGCGTGTGGTACGAAATTTATCTTCCGAGTTCGGAATTTTCAGAGCTTTTGAAGAACCTGGTTACTGTGGAGAACGAGGAATGTCAGATAGGGGACGAAGAAGCCGTTATGTACGGTTTAATCCTGGAAAAAAAGGAAGAAGTGGAGATTAAAAAAGGAGAATTCGACCTTGAGGTAGCCCGACGAAGCGTTGAAGGAAAACCGGGCGAGAAAGTAGAGATCCCCGTTAGGATAACCGCTTTTGGTGATGCCGAGATCGAACTCTCATCCGAATACGGGGAACTTTCCTATCAGAACGTTTTTCTCAGAGAGGGTGAATCTCTTGAAATTCTATGGAATATGACCATACCGTCTGAGAAGAAAGTTGTGAAGATAGAGGCAAAAAGTGAAGAGAAAATGATTCCCAAGGAGATCGTTCTTGTACCGAAAGTTGAATCGAGTGTTCTTGAGACAAATACCTTGGACGAAACTCACAAAGGAATGTTTCTTGTTTCCGTGAAATCCATCAGAGATCTCGATACACTGAAATCTCTACCAGAGGACTTCGAAGGAGTGGTGAGTGGTCGTCTCGAAACGGAAAAGCCTGAGTGGAAAGTTCAGTTCAGTGAAACCGACAGAAAAACTTTTGAATACATTGCCGGTGAGCTCGAAGATTTTCTGGGAACAAAGGCTTTGCTCGATGTGAACTTCCGTTTGTCGGAACCACAGATGATCAATGACCTTATCTTTGAGAAACTGAAACCTCTGAATGGAAAAGTATCATTCATTCTAAAGAAAGGAGATCAGAAATGA